Below is a genomic region from Candidatus Epulonipiscium sp..
TAAATATTTAATCATTATGCTCACCTCTTAAAATAATTCATAAATAATGTTACTGATATAATTTTAAAATATACAAAAATAACAATTGTCAAATCTTGCTATGAAAACCGCAAAGTATTGTAAGGATTTAATAATAAATCTTTTTAATATTATAATACATTTCTTAAAGCCTGTAAAGAAGGGGCTATGAAGTGGGGAAAACACGGTGAATTTATTTTATTAAAAAATAAATATGAAAACTATTTTCAAAATCTAATATTTGCAAACAACAATATCTGATAGAAATAAAGCAATATATGATAAGTATATATTCTAAAAAGATTATAAAATTATAATAAACCCTAATAAATTTCGAGAAAACATTATAAATATGTGCAATTCAAACAAAAAGGAGAGAAGCAACATGCCGGCAAAAAGAAAGAAGCATATAGGACTAAGTATATCTATAACAGGTGCCATACTATTTATTGCCCTGTATTTCATTTACCAGAATATTGGAAGTGGAATGAAAGAGGATAATCTAAAAAATACTTATACTTTAGCAGCAGAGGCAAAAGAAGATATAGGAAGAAACAATACCTATGGTGTTTATCTTAAAAAATTTGATACGGCAAAATCTCCCAAGGATGAAATAGAAATAAACCTCTTTGAGTATACGGATTCTAAAGAGGTAGAAATAAAGGAAAATTTCTCTGGGGAGGAGAAGGTGCTCCTGTCAAAGGAAGAAGGCTTTGTAGAATGGAATGTGGAGGTAAAGGAAGCCGGCCTATACAGCATTTATATCGAATATTTCCCCGTAAAATCTAAGGGAATAGATATAGAAAGGATTGTATACATCAATGGAGAAGTTCCTTTCCTTGGGGCCGATACCATAACCCTTAGCCGAGTTTGGACAGATAAAGGAGAAGCAAAGGTAGACAATAGAGGTAATGAAATAAAACCCAGTCAAATTGAAGCCCCCAGATGGGAAGCAGATTATTTCAAAGATTACATGGGGTATTATGTAGAACCTTATCAATTTTATTTTAATAAAGGTATGAACTCCATTAAATTAGAAGTTGCCAGTGAACCCATGGCCATAAGAAAAATAGTATTAAAAAATACTGGTGAATTAAAATCTTATAAGGATTACATTGCCTCTTTTAACGTAGATAGCTATAAAAACTCAGACAAAGACTATATGTATAAGGTGCAAGGGGAGGATGCTACATTCCGTTCAGCCCCCACCTTATATGCGATTTACGATAGGTCCTCATCTAATACGGAGCCCTATAGTGCAGCCAAAATAAAGCTTAATATGGCTGGTGGGGAGCAATGGAAGGTGCCTGGTCAGTGGATGGAATGGGAAATTGAAGTTCCTGAAGATGGGATGTATGCTCTATCCATTAAGGGAAGGCAGAATTATAATAGAGGATTTGTATCCAATAGAAAAGTTTTAATAGATGGAAAAGTGCCCTTTAAAGAAATATCTACAGTTCCTTTTAAGTACAGCAATGAATGGAACTTAGTTACCTTAGGAGAAGAAGAACCTTATTCCTTCCCCTTAACTAAGGGAAAACATATTGTGCGGATGGAAATCACCTTAGGAGAACTGGGGGAATATCTCAATACACTGGAAGAGAGTGTCTTTAGACTTAATGAAATGTATCGAAAAATATTAATATTAACAGGAACCCAGCCCGACAGATACAGGGATTATCAAATCGAAAAAGTATATCCAGAAATTATAAGTGCCATGGAAAGGGAAAGTGAGATTTTACTTGATCTGGTCGAGCAATTGGTATCCTATTCGGGACAAAAAGGTTCCCAAGTGGCAGCTGCCCAAACCGTTGCAAATCAACTAATTAAATTTGCAGATAAACCGGAAAAAATACCTCCTGCAATGGAAAATTTCAAAACCAATATAGGTTCCCTAGGAACATCTATATTAACCATGACAGAGTCACCCCTTGATATCGACTACCTAATCGTTAGTGCCATAGATGCAGAGATACCTGTGGTAAAGGAAAACTTTATAGATAAGGTGGTACACGAAACCCGTTCGTTTTTTGCTTCTTTCTTTGAAGATTATGATTCTATAGGTAATGTTTATGAAGATGAAGAAAACACCGTGGAGGTGTGGGTATTATCCGGTCGTGATCAATCCCAAATCATTAAAAATATGATAGACGATACATTTACTCCTGAAACTGGTATTGGAGTAAATGTGAAACTAATCAGCCAAGAGGTATTATTGCCTTCAGTTGTTGCCGGAACAGGACCGGACGTTGCCATAAATGTCCCACAGACAGAACCTGTAAATTTTGCATTAAGAAATGCAGCAGAAGATTTGTCAAAATATGAAGGATTTGATGAAATATCCAAAAACTTTTACGATAGTGCCCTTCTACCATATCGCTACAACGGTGGTATTTACGCCATACCAGAAACTCAAAACTATCAGGTTATGTTTTATCGTAAGGATATCATGGAAGAACTAGGACTTGAAATACCCCAGACTTGGGAAGAAGTTATTAAAATTCTTCCTACAATACAAAAAAATAATATGAATTTTGGTATTCCTACTACGGAAAAAAGGGTAGGTAATGCCAATACAGTGGATATATCAGCATTTTTAGTTCAATTGTATCAAAGAAGGGGAACTCTCTATTCTGAGGATGCTTCCAAATCGATAATAGATGCAGAAGTTGGAGTTGAAGCATTTGAATTTTGGACGAAACTATTTACCCATTATAAGCTTCCACTTACTTATGACTTTGTAAACCGTTTTAGAACCGGGGAAATGCCCCTTGGAATTGCAGATTACAATACATTCAACACCCTTTCGGTATTTGCCCCTGAAATCAGAGGATTATGGAGTTTTAGTCCTTTACCAGGAGTTACAGATGAAAATGGAAGGATTAATCGGGCTTCATCCAGCTGGGGAGTGAATGCATTGATGTTATCCGATACTAAGAACAAAGATGCTTCTTGGGAATTTTTAAAATGGTGGGCTGATACCGATACACAGGTAAGATTTGGTAGAGAAATGGAAAGTATAATGGGAGCATCTGCTAGATATGCTACGGCAAATACCAAAGCCTTTGAACAATTGGCTTGGAGCAATGCCAATAATAAAACCTTAAAAGAGCAGTGGGAATGGGTTGAATGTGCCCCTGAAGTGCCGGGGGGTTACTATACATCAAGACATATCGTAAACGCATATAGAAAAGTTGTTTACAATAACGAAGATCCAAGAGAAACCCTATTAGACTACACAAGAACGATTAATGATGAGCTGGAAAAAAAGAGAAAAGAATTCGGTCTTACAACAGGGGATTAAGAATAACAGCCTTATGGTATATGCCTGATGGGGAAAGGAAGATTGGATGAATACAGAATTTGAAAGGAATAAAAGTTTTGTGGGTCTAAAAATAGAAGAGTGGAAACAAAAAAAGAAAAAAGATTTGGGTATCATTTGGAAAAAGATGAAGCTGTCAAAAACATACTATTTATTTTTGGCCCCCTATGCCATATTGTTTAGCATATTCTACATTTTACCAGTTATCGTATCCATATTTTTTAGCTTCACCTATTACAACGTACTAGAGCCCCCTAGATTTATCGGCTTACAAAATTATATTAATCTTATTTTGGCAGATGATGTGTTCCTAATAGCAGTCAAAAACACATTTTTGCTGGCCGCTATTACGGGGCCTATCGGATACCTGGCTTCATTTATATTTGCATGGTTTATCAATGAACTGCCAAGATACATTCGATCCTTTGCAGTACTAATATTCTATGCCCCAACCATTTCCGGGCAGGTATATCTTATCTGGGCAATCATGTTCAGTGGAGATGCCTATGGATATGTCAATGCATTCTTAATGAGGCTAGGAATTGTCCATGAGCCCATACTTTGGCTTACCGACCCTAAGTATATGATGCCTGTTATCATATTGGTCGTTCTATGGATGAGTTTGGGAACAGGGTTTTTATCCTTTGTCGCAGGACTCCAGGGGGTCGATAATGCCCTTTTTGAAGCCGGCTATGTGGATGGCATTCGAAATAGATGGCAGGAACTTTGGTACATTACATTGCCAAGTATGAGACCTCAGCTTTTATTCGGAGCAGTTATGGCAATTACCCAATCCTTTGGGGTAGCAGATGTAACCATGGCCCTAGCTGGATTTCCCAGTACGGATTATGCCGCTAGAACAGTGGTAACCCACCTAATAGATTATGGTTCTATTAGATTTGAGATGGGATATGCATCAGCAATAGCAACGGTATTGTTCTTATCAATGATATTCACAAATAAAGTGGTTCACTCACTTATTAAAAAAGTCGGAACCTGATGTAAGGGAGATAGGATTCATTATGAAGATATTTAAAAAAAGAAAACCAAATAGATCCCGAGGTGGAGACTTTAGCATATACACCATGCTAATACTCTTTGGTATATTTATGGCTCTCCCCTTGGTTTACGCTATCAATAATGCATTTAAACCTTTAGATGAAATCTTTCTTTTCCCCCCTAGGTTTTTTGTTAAAAATCCTTCCCTAGATAATTTTCAAGATTTATTTGTAATCATGGGTAAATCATGGGTTCCTTTTTCAAGATACATTTTCAACACCATGTTTATTACGGCAGTGGGTACTGCAGGTCATTTGATTTTTGCTTCGATGGGAGCATATGTACTAGCCAAATATGAATTTCCAGGAAGTAAAGTGTTTTTTAATATTGTCGTTACAGCCCTTATGTTTTCAGGGTATGTTACATCCATACCCAATTATCTTATTATGACAAAATTGGGATGGGTAGATACTTATCTTTCCGTAATTATTCCTGCATTTGCTTCACCTATGGGATTATTTTTAATGAAGCAATTTATGGAAGGGATACCGGATTCCCTTATAGAGGCTGCTAAAATTGATGGGGCAAAAGAAGGAAGAATATTTTTTAATATTGTTATGCCTATGGTAAAACCTGCATGGTTGACTTTGATTATTTTTTCAATCCAGAACTTATGGAACAATAAAGCATCAAATTTTATCTATTCAGAAGAACTTAAAACATTGCCCTATGCCTTACAACAGATTATCAACGGTGGGGTAGCAAGGGCTGGAGTAGGGGCTGCAGTATCTTTATTTATGATGATTGTGCCCATTGCAGTGTTTATCCTAACACAAAGTAATATCATAGAAACCATGGCTACTTCTGGGATAAAGGATTGAGGTGAATGCAAAAATGAAGAGAAAAAACATATGGACTCTGTTCTTTATACTGGTAATTACTTTTATTTTTCCAGCGTCGGCATCTGCTGCCAAGAACTTTTATACCTATACCTATGATTATTGGGGGGATGAAAGGGAATCCCCGGATGCATATGTACCAGGAATTGTGCTAATGGGGCAGGACTTAGGTACCATAAATCTTAGAGAGCCCCAAGGAATGTTCGTCAAGGAAAATAAGGTTTATATAGCGGACTCCGGTAATAACAGAATCATAATAGCCGAAAAAACTAATCAAGGTTTTCAGCTGTACGGGATTATTGAATCCTTTGTATTAGAAGGGGAAAAAAGCACCTTATCCTATCCCCAAGATGTATTTGTAAAGGAAAATGGAGATATTTATATTTGTGATACCAATAATCAAAGGGTTTTACATTTGGACAAAAACTTAAACTTTATTAAGCAGATTGCAAAGCCTAAAGATGAAACCATAGAAGGAACATCGGAGTTTTTGGTACAAAAATTAGTAGTCGATGATGCAAATAGAGTTTATGTGCTGGTGAAGAATGTGAACAAAGGATTGATGGAATTTGATTCGGAAGGCACCTTTACAGGATATATAGGAGCAAACAAAGTAATCGCAAATATTACAGACTATATTTGGAAGAGTATTTCAACAAAGGCTCAAAGGGCACAAATGGAGCTGTTTGTTCCGACAGAATATAATAATGTAGCCTTAGATAAAGAAGGTTTTATTTATACCACAACTAGTACCCTTGATAATAAGGATATCTATACTGGGACAGCAACTCCTATCAGAAAGCTTAACTCCATGGGGACGGATATTTTGATTAGAAATGGTTTTCATCCCCCTATAGGGGATATCTACTGGGGAAAAGCAGGAGGAATTAATGGGCCATCAAGACTTATAGATATTGTTCCCTTGGAAAACGATTCTTATAGTGCCATAGATAGGGTAAGAGGTAGGATTTTTACCTATGATTCCCAAGGAAACCTTTTGTATGCCTTTGGAGGTTTGGGAAATAAAACAGGATATTTTCAATATCCTTCTGCCATAGAAGCCATGGGAGATTCCTTATTAGTTCTAGACTATAGATCGGGTACTATACAAGAATTACTCATTACTGAGTATGGAAAGTTAATCAATCAAGGTTTAGCACTATATCAAAAAGGAAGATATGAGGAATCGGCAGAAAAGTGGGAAGAAGTGCTAAAACTAAACGGCAATTATGATTTAGCATATGTGGGAATCGGCCGTTCCCTGCTACGCCAAGGGGAATATAAAAAGGCGATGGAATACTTTAAGCTGAAAATGGATTTTAAAAATTATTCGAAGGCCTATAAGTTTTATCGTAAGCAATGGATAGAAGAAAATATCGCCTGGATTATCTTAGGGTTAGTTTTATTATATATACTCCCTAAAATCAAAAGATTAATCGTGAAAATCATTATGCTAAGGAAAACGGAGGTAGAGCGATGAGAGCAATGATGGAAAAGACAGAATCTCTAAACCAAAGCAAACTCCAAAACTTATTAAAATCCTTAAAGTTTTCCTTACATGTTATAGTTAGACCTTTTGATGGGTTTTGGGACTTGATCCACGAAAAAAGAGGTTCAATAGGGGCAGCCAATATTATTTTTATAATGGTACTGATTACAAATGTCTTAAAAATGCAGTTTACCAGTTTTCTTTTTTATAGGATTCAACTGGAATATGTGAATATGTTTAAGGTGCTTTTGGGGATTATTGTCCCCTTTGGGATTTGGTGTGTTTCCAACTGGAGTTTAACTACCTTAATGGATGGAAAGGGTAGTTTAAAAGATATATATATGGCAACCGCTTACGCCTTTACCCCTTATGTTTTGATCAACCTTCCCATGACTGTGATAAGCAACCTAATCACCCTTGAAGAAGGGGCATTTTATCAGTACTTTATAGCATTTGCAATGTTATGGTGTATATTCCTTATCCTATGTGCCATGATGATGATCCATGATTATTCCATGGGAAAAGCCATATTTTCAAGCTTACTTACAATCGTTGGGATGGGAGTTATCATATTCTTAACATTACTCTTCTTTAGTCTGATAAGTGATGGAATCGGGTACCTTATCTCCTTGTATAAAGAAATCGTATTTAGGTTTTATTAAAATGGACCTGAAAGGAGGGGACTGGCGACTATGAAATATAAGGTAATTCTATTATTGATGGTACTGTCCATAGGTTTTACCGGATGCCAAAGTAAGGTCAGTAATAGTAATATTTCAGAAATTTATGGCTATGAAGCCACAGATGAAAAGGAAATACTTGTTGAAAACGATAAATTAAAGCTTCATTTTGATACGGAGACAACTCAATTTTATGTAAGAGATAAGGGCACAGGAGCTATCTGGTATTCTAATCCCCAGGATGTAATGGATGACCCCTTAGCAGATAAAAGTATAAAGGATGCTCTTTTGTCAACCTTATCCATAGAATACAGCACAGCAGCTGGTGTAACAACCACCTTAAACAATTATACCTATAGTATAAAAAATAGTTTGTATACCTATGAAAAACTTGATAATGGGATTAAGGTATCTTATTCGATTGGAAATATAGAAAAAACCTATAGCATACCACCGGCAGCACCGGAGAGTCGTTTTAAGGCATTTTACGATTTGATGGAAAGAGGGGAGCAAAAAAAGCTAGACCAATATTATAGAAGAATCGATATTAACTCCCTAAGAGCAACGGACAATAAAACAGAACTCCTTCAAAAATATCCTGATCTAGAGGAGGAAAGAGTTTATGTTCTTAGGGATAATACCCAGGAATATTTAAAAGCAAATATTGAAAAAATGTTTGAAAAAGTTGGCTATACCTATGAGGATTATGAAGAAGATGTCAATAGGTACAATACCTCTTTTAAATCGGAGAAACCTGTATTTAATGTATCCATCATATATGAATTAGATGGTGATAACTTGCTGGTTAGCATACCTATAGAGGAAATCAGCTATAAGAAAGAATATCCTATCACAAAAATCAAACCCCTAGCTTATTTTGGGGCGGGGGGAGATAAGGAGGATGGATTCATCATCGTACCCGATGGCTCAGGAGGACTTATTAATTTTAATAACGGTAAGAATACGCAAAGTGCATACATCAATTCCGTCTATGGATGGGATAATTCCTTAAAAAGAACAGCACTTATTGATGAAAACAGAGCAGTATTTCCAGTCTTTGGAATAAGTAAAAACAATGCTTCATTTTTATGTTTGTTAGAAGAAGGCGACGCTTATGCAGATATTGAAGCAGATGTAAGTGGGAGACTTCATACTTATAACTACGCAGCAGCCAGTTATACCTTAATTCATGGGGAAGTCCTAGACATATCTGCTAAATCGGATAAAACAGTTAAGGTTTACCAAGAGAGCCTTCCTAAAGGGGTTATAACCCAGAGGTATCACTTTATAGATTCTCCAAGCTATGTAGATATGGCCATAGGATATAGAGAATATTTGATGGATAGATACCCACAGCTAACAAAACTTGGAAATTCAAAAGTACCCCTTACTGTAGAAATTGTCGGGGCTATCGATAGGGTAAAGCAAAAATTTGGGGTTCCAATAAGTGTATCTGAGCCTCTTACAACATACAAAGAAGCCAAAACCATGACAAAGGAGCTATTAGATGCAGGATTTGACAATATGGATGTCAAATATAACGGTTGGTTTAATAAAGGGGTAGAACATAAAATTCCAAGTAAAATCAAGTTAATATCAGAATTAGGAAGTAAGAAGGATTTTATAGAAATGGTTGAATATATAGAAAGCCAAAATATTGATTTTTACGTTGAAGCGGATTTTTTATCTATGAGACATAACTCTTTATGGGATGATTTCTATACAAATCGTGACTCGGCAAAATTCATAAACCGCGAATTGGTAAAGCTTACTCCTTTTAATCCTATTCATTTTGGAGAATCGAATTATCTAGACAGCTATTATATTGCAAAACCTGATTATTATTTAAGATTAATCGAAAAATTTTCCAATAACTTAAGCAAATTAAAAGTTAATAATATCGCTTTTAATGGTATAGGAACCCACTTGAACTCTGACTATAATCCAAAAGATACAACCCATCGTCAAGAGGTTGTAAAGCTTCAGCAAGATAAGGTGGCACAGATAAGGGAAAAAGGGACTAAAGTAATGATTCGTACTGGCAATTCGTATATGTTACCTTATGTGGATTCCATAGTCGATATGAAATTAGATAGTAAAGGATTTATTATCATTGATGAGGAAATTCCTTTTTACCCAATTGCTCTTCATGGACTTATTCCCTATGCTGGGGAGGCAGTTAATTTAGCAGGAAATTATGAGAAAAACATACTAAAAACCCTAGAAACAGGGGCAGGTTTATATTTTGTTTTTATGGATGAACCCGTAGCCACCCTACAAGAAACCAATTACACCAGATATTTTGCAGCAGATTATTCTAAGTGGGTTGATTCCGGTTCAGAACTTAATTCTAAGATTAAAAAAGACCTAGGCCATACTTACAATCTTTTTATTGTGGATCATAAGAAAGTAGATGAAAAAGTATATTTGACAGAGTACGAAGATGGCACCCAAGTAATCGTCAATTATAATGCAACCCCGTATAACTATAAAGGCAGTGAGATTTCAGGGCTAAACTATAGGGTAGAAAGGGGAATAGACAGATGAAATTTAAAAAAAGAACCTTAGCACAAAAAGATGCTATGGCGGGATATTTATTCATTCTACCATTTATAATCGGTTTTCTAGCCTTTATGGTTTTACCCCTTATAGAGTCATTTAAGATGAGCTTTTCTAATGTGACCTTCCCTACCGGGGGCTTTGAGATGAAATTTATCGGGCTCAAAAACTATATTAAGGTTTTTACAGTGGACCCTGAATACAATAGGCTTTTATCTGAAGAAATTATAAAAATGGTGCTAGATGTCCCTATTACAATAATATTTAGTTTCTTTATTGCATTGATATTAAATCAAAGATTTAAGGGAAGAGGTTTGGTAAGGGCTATCTTCTTCCTACCGGTTATATTGTCCTCTGGGGTGATGGTAGGTTTAGAGTACAATAATACCTTATTGCAGGGCATGAAAGAAGTTATAGAAAAATCTTCTAATATCAATAGTATCACATCCACCTTAGAGGAAATATTACTATCTGGAAGTAGCATGGGTACTGGATTTATGAAATATATCTTTGATGCCGTAAATCATGTTTATGATATTGCCATAGCTTCTGGGATACAAATTATTATTTTTTTATCAGGGCTTCAAACAATATCTAACAGTTTGTTTGAAGTGGCAAAAATAGAAGGGGCCACTGCCTGGGAAACATTTTGGAAGGTTACCGTGCCCATGATTAGTTCACTTATATTAGTTAATGTGATTTATACCATCATCGATTTCTTTATCCGATCTGATAATAAGGTTATGGAAAAAATCAGCGATACAATGATTGCAAAATTAGATTATGGTTTTAGCTCGGCCATGGCGTGGATATATTTTATAGTAGTAATGATAATCATCGCTATTGTGTCAGCTATAATCTCAAAGAGGGTATATTACTATGAATAAACTAAAAATAAAAATTAAAACTTTCATAGAAAAAAATAAAAAATCCAATGGATATCATCTAAAAAAGACTATGGGCAGTGGTATATATAGGTTTCTAAGAGCCATTTTGCTATTTGGCTTATGCTTTCTTATCATACAGCCTTTGTTAAATAAAATATCCGTAAGTTTTATGGCAGAAAAGGATTTATACGATGCAACGGTTATCAGCATTCCGCGGAATTTTACCCTTGATAACTATAAATTAACCAGCAGTCTAATCAACTATCCAAAGGCTTTATTTACTTCTGCTTGGGTAGCATTTATTGTAAGTTTACTTCAGATTGCATCCTGCACCCTAGTTGGATATGGATTTGCCAGATTTAAATTCCCCTTTAAGAACTTCTGGTTTGCCTGTGTTATTTTAGTAATAGTTATTCCCCCGCAGACCATCATGACATCACTATATTTGCATTTTAAGTTTTTCGATATTTTTGGGCTTTTTAAACTATTTACAGGAAACTCAATAAATCTCATTAACACAATGTTTCCGTACCTTATGATGGTCTTAGGCTGCATGGGATTAAAAAGCGGACTATATATATTTATGATTCGTCAATTCTTTAGGGGAGTTCCAAAGGATATAGAGGAAGCCGCTTATATCGACGGCTGTGGAAAATTCAAAACCTTCTATGCCATCATGCTTCCAGATGCTAAACCTATTATTACTTCATGTTTCTTATTTGCATATGTATGGCAGTGGACAGATTCTTTCTACTCGAATATGTTCCTGAGACATTTAACTCTTTTACCCGGAGGATTGCGTTCTATTTCAGAAAGATTAAGTGACTGGGTGGTATCGACCATGGGAACCGGGTATCTTCCTTCCATAGGATACACCCAAGCCATGATATCTACAGGGATTTTGATGACGATAGTGCCTTTATTTATCATATATCTCATTGCACAAAAAGGTTTTGTAGAAAGCATTAGTCAATCAGGAATCAAAATGTAAGTCTATCTCGTATAAAAATGGGGATTCTCATTTTTAGAATAAATATCAATTTAAAGGAGGAAATAAAATGAAAGTATTAAAAAAAGCAGCAGCATTGTTATTGACTTTATCAGTAATAGTAACAGCAGCAGGTTGCGGACAAAAGCCAGATGAAAATCCAACCGAGCCTACAACAAAAGTAGAGGATGAAATACCTAATGAAAAACAAGAAGCTGAGGAAGATGTAAGAGATTTGGGTGGAAGAGAAATTATAATTGGTAACTGGTGGGAACCAGAAAACCCCGCAGAACCTCAAAACCAATATGAAGAAGACCAGTTGGCATACCGTGAGGAAATCCAAAAGAAATATAATTTTAAAATCAAAACAGTAAACATCGGTGGTTGGGGAGAAATCCAAGAATTGTTTATGACATCAGTTATGGCTGGAGACCCAGCGGCAGATGTATTTGTTCTTGATACAAGTTTTGTGGCACAACCACTTGCAGCAGGTTTATTTTATCCTGTTAGTGATTTAGGGGAATTTGATTTTACAAACGACAAATGGAATAAACAAGTTGTTGACTCCATGACTTACAATGGTAAAGTTTATGGATTCAGCCCATCAAAGCGTCTTGAGCCAAGAACAGGGGTATTCTTTAATAAGAGATTATTTGAGGAAGCCGGTTTAAGCCCAGAATTGCCATATGAACTACAAAAAAATGGTGAATGGACTTGGGATAAATTTAAAGAACTTTCTAAAACCTTAACAAGGGATAAAGATAACGATGGGGTTATGGATACCTATGCACTAGCAAGTTTCTCCAAGGATTTCTTTACTGCAGTAGCATTTGCTAACGATGCAAAATATATTGGAAAAGATGACAGCGGGCTATTTTACAATGCAACAGGAGAGCCAAATTTCTTAGAAGCTATGCAATGGGCAAGAAGTCTATACGATGAAGGTTATACAATGCCTCAACCTGAAGACAGCGAATGGAACTGGTTTGAAGCTGCATTCCATGATGGTCAAGTGGCAATGCGTGTAGCAGAAGAATATGTAAAGGGTAGCTTAGGAGATATGGAAGATGATTGGGGCTTTGTTTTATTCCCAGCAGGACCAAAAGGAAAGATGACAACTGTATTTAGAGAAAATATCCTTGTTATTCCTTCTTCTGCAAAAAATCCTGAAGAAATAGCATTTGCATTCAATCTTTGGAATGAACCTATTCCTGGATACGATGATAGCGAAGACTGGAAAAACAGCTTCTACCCTGCATATAGAGATGAAAGAGCAGTTGATGAAACCCTTAGTATGATGCACGATGGATATGGAATCCTAAGATTAGACCCTTATGTATACGGATTAGAAACTGGAGATATCTGTTATGGTCTTGATGCAGGAACTAAGACTCCAGCAGAAGCTATCGAAGGAGTTAAACAAACTTGGCAGGCATTAATCGATGATGCCAATGGTACTTTTAAATAAGATAAAAATTAATGGGTTATAGGTAGTAGTCAAGACTGCCTTAAGATACAATATTTGTCTTTAATGTGTTTTAAGGTAGTCTTTTTTTTGAACAAGAAAAGGAGTCCAT
It encodes:
- a CDS encoding YIP1 family protein translates to MRAMMEKTESLNQSKLQNLLKSLKFSLHVIVRPFDGFWDLIHEKRGSIGAANIIFIMVLITNVLKMQFTSFLFYRIQLEYVNMFKVLLGIIVPFGIWCVSNWSLTTLMDGKGSLKDIYMATAYAFTPYVLINLPMTVISNLITLEEGAFYQYFIAFAMLWCIFLILCAMMMIHDYSMGKAIFSSLLTIVGMGVIIFLTLLFFSLISDGIGYLISLYKEIVFRFY
- a CDS encoding tetratricopeptide repeat protein, which codes for MKRKNIWTLFFILVITFIFPASASAAKNFYTYTYDYWGDERESPDAYVPGIVLMGQDLGTINLREPQGMFVKENKVYIADSGNNRIIIAEKTNQGFQLYGIIESFVLEGEKSTLSYPQDVFVKENGDIYICDTNNQRVLHLDKNLNFIKQIAKPKDETIEGTSEFLVQKLVVDDANRVYVLVKNVNKGLMEFDSEGTFTGYIGANKVIANITDYIWKSISTKAQRAQMELFVPTEYNNVALDKEGFIYTTTSTLDNKDIYTGTATPIRKLNSMGTDILIRNGFHPPIGDIYWGKAGGINGPSRLIDIVPLENDSYSAIDRVRGRIFTYDSQGNLLYAFGGLGNKTGYFQYPSAIEAMGDSLLVLDYRSGTIQELLITEYGKLINQGLALYQKGRYEESAEKWEEVLKLNGNYDLAYVGIGRSLLRQGEYKKAMEYFKLKMDFKNYSKAYKFYRKQWIEENIAWIILGLVLLYILPKIKRLIVKIIMLRKTEVER
- a CDS encoding sugar ABC transporter permease, yielding MNTEFERNKSFVGLKIEEWKQKKKKDLGIIWKKMKLSKTYYLFLAPYAILFSIFYILPVIVSIFFSFTYYNVLEPPRFIGLQNYINLILADDVFLIAVKNTFLLAAITGPIGYLASFIFAWFINELPRYIRSFAVLIFYAPTISGQVYLIWAIMFSGDAYGYVNAFLMRLGIVHEPILWLTDPKYMMPVIILVVLWMSLGTGFLSFVAGLQGVDNALFEAGYVDGIRNRWQELWYITLPSMRPQLLFGAVMAITQSFGVADVTMALAGFPSTDYAARTVVTHLIDYGSIRFEMGYASAIATVLFLSMIFTNKVVHSLIKKVGT
- a CDS encoding carbohydrate ABC transporter permease — translated: MKIFKKRKPNRSRGGDFSIYTMLILFGIFMALPLVYAINNAFKPLDEIFLFPPRFFVKNPSLDNFQDLFVIMGKSWVPFSRYIFNTMFITAVGTAGHLIFASMGAYVLAKYEFPGSKVFFNIVVTALMFSGYVTSIPNYLIMTKLGWVDTYLSVIIPAFASPMGLFLMKQFMEGIPDSLIEAAKIDGAKEGRIFFNIVMPMVKPAWLTLIIFSIQNLWNNKASNFIYSEELKTLPYALQQIINGGVARAGVGAAVSLFMMIVPIAVFILTQSNIIETMATSGIKD
- a CDS encoding extracellular solute-binding protein, with amino-acid sequence MPAKRKKHIGLSISITGAILFIALYFIYQNIGSGMKEDNLKNTYTLAAEAKEDIGRNNTYGVYLKKFDTAKSPKDEIEINLFEYTDSKEVEIKENFSGEEKVLLSKEEGFVEWNVEVKEAGLYSIYIEYFPVKSKGIDIERIVYINGEVPFLGADTITLSRVWTDKGEAKVDNRGNEIKPSQIEAPRWEADYFKDYMGYYVEPYQFYFNKGMNSIKLEVASEPMAIRKIVLKNTGELKSYKDYIASFNVDSYKNSDKDYMYKVQGEDATFRSAPTLYAIYDRSSSNTEPYSAAKIKLNMAGGEQWKVPGQWMEWEIEVPEDGMYALSIKGRQNYNRGFVSNRKVLIDGKVPFKEISTVPFKYSNEWNLVTLGEEEPYSFPLTKGKHIVRMEITLGELGEYLNTLEESVFRLNEMYRKILILTGTQPDRYRDYQIEKVYPEIISAMERESEILLDLVEQLVSYSGQKGSQVAAAQTVANQLIKFADKPEKIPPAMENFKTNIGSLGTSILTMTESPLDIDYLIVSAIDAEIPVVKENFIDKVVHETRSFFASFFEDYDSIGNVYEDEENTVEVWVLSGRDQSQIIKNMIDDTFTPETGIGVNVKLISQEVLLPSVVAGTGPDVAINVPQTEPVNFALRNAAEDLSKYEGFDEISKNFYDSALLPYRYNGGIYAIPETQNYQVMFYRKDIMEELGLEIPQTWEEVIKILPTIQKNNMNFGIPTTEKRVGNANTVDISAFLVQLYQRRGTLYSEDASKSIIDAEVGVEAFEFWTKLFTHYKLPLTYDFVNRFRTGEMPLGIADYNTFNTLSVFAPEIRGLWSFSPLPGVTDENGRINRASSSWGVNALMLSDTKNKDASWEFLKWWADTDTQVRFGREMESIMGASARYATANTKAFEQLAWSNANNKTLKEQWEWVECAPEVPGGYYTSRHIVNAYRKVVYNNEDPRETLLDYTRTINDELEKKRKEFGLTTGD